One part of the Sander vitreus isolate 19-12246 chromosome 10, sanVit1, whole genome shotgun sequence genome encodes these proteins:
- the zdhhc15b gene encoding palmitoyltransferase ZDHHC15B isoform X1: MALSRGLRCCQRVFSWIPVLIITSVVLWSYYAYVFELCLFTLTNALEKVAYLLVFHVCFVMFSWTYWKSIFTPPASPCKKFQLSYSDKQRYEMEERPDAQKQILVEIAKKLPIFSRAQSGAIRFCDRCQVLKPDRCHHCSVCETCVLKMDHHCPWVNNCVGFSNYKFFLLFLSYSMLYCVFIAATVFQYFLKFWVGDLPNGPAKFHVLFLMFVALMFFVSLMFLFGYHCWLVAKNRSTLEAFSAPVFVSGPDRNGFNVGILSNLQQVFGEDRRLWFIPVFTSQGNGHYFPLKNRSSESHNPLLANEDMWEESDDGSEEGSLVEDQDPSVTIEMEE; this comes from the exons ATGGCTCTCTCCAGAGGTTTGAGATGCTGTCAAAGGGTTTTCTCCTGGATACCTGTTCTTATTATAACCTCCGTAGTGTTGTGGTCATACTACGCCTACGTCTTTGAGCTATGTCTTT TTACGCTCACCAACGCACTGGAAAAAG TGGCCTATCTACTGgtatttcatgtttgttttgtgatgTTCTCATGGACCTACTGGAAGTCCATATTTACTCCTCCTGCATCACCATGCAAAAAG TTTCAGCTGTCATACTCAGACAAGCAAAGATACGAGATGGAAGAGAGGCCAGATGCTCAAAAACAAATCCTGGTTGAAATTGCAAAGAAACTGCCCATCTTTAGTCGAGCTCAATCTGGAG CTATCAGGTTTTGCGACCGCTGCCAGGTACTGAAGCCTGACCGCTGTCACCACTGCTCGGTTTGTGAAAC atgtGTCTTGAAGATGGATCATCACTGTCCCTG ggtAAACAACTGTGTGGGCTTTTCCAACTACAAGTTTTTCCTGCTTTTCCTCTCCTACTCCATGCTGTATTGTGTATTCATTGCAGCAACAGTCTTTCAGTATTTCCTCAAATTCTGGGTG GGGGACTTGCCAAATGGGCCCGCAAAGTTCCATGTCCTCTTCCTCATGTTTGTGGCGCTCATGTTCTTTGTCAGTCTCATGTTCCTCTTTGGCTACCACTGTTGGTTGGTGGCCAAGAACCGATCCACTTTAG AGGCCTTTTCAGCTCCAGTTTTTGTCAGTGGACCAGACAGAAATGGCTTCAATGTCGGCATACTCAGTAACCTACAGCAGGTATTTGGAGAGGATCGGAGGCTGTGGTTCATCCCTGTTTTCACAAG CCAAGGGAATGGCCACTACTTCCCCTTGAAGAATCGGAGTTCTGAATCCCACAACCCTTTATTAGCTAATGAGGACATGTGGGAGGAGTCAGATGATGGCTCTGAGGAGGGAAGCTTGG tTGAGGACCAAGACCCGTCTGTTACCATTGAGATGGAAGAATAG
- the zdhhc15b gene encoding palmitoyltransferase ZDHHC15B isoform X2 produces MALSRGLRCCQRVFSWIPVLIITSVVLWSYYAYVFELCLFTLTNALEKVAYLLVFHVCFVMFSWTYWKSIFTPPASPCKKFQLSYSDKQRYEMEERPDAQKQILVEIAKKLPIFSRAQSGAIRFCDRCQVLKPDRCHHCSVCETCVLKMDHHCPWGDLPNGPAKFHVLFLMFVALMFFVSLMFLFGYHCWLVAKNRSTLEAFSAPVFVSGPDRNGFNVGILSNLQQVFGEDRRLWFIPVFTSQGNGHYFPLKNRSSESHNPLLANEDMWEESDDGSEEGSLVEDQDPSVTIEMEE; encoded by the exons ATGGCTCTCTCCAGAGGTTTGAGATGCTGTCAAAGGGTTTTCTCCTGGATACCTGTTCTTATTATAACCTCCGTAGTGTTGTGGTCATACTACGCCTACGTCTTTGAGCTATGTCTTT TTACGCTCACCAACGCACTGGAAAAAG TGGCCTATCTACTGgtatttcatgtttgttttgtgatgTTCTCATGGACCTACTGGAAGTCCATATTTACTCCTCCTGCATCACCATGCAAAAAG TTTCAGCTGTCATACTCAGACAAGCAAAGATACGAGATGGAAGAGAGGCCAGATGCTCAAAAACAAATCCTGGTTGAAATTGCAAAGAAACTGCCCATCTTTAGTCGAGCTCAATCTGGAG CTATCAGGTTTTGCGACCGCTGCCAGGTACTGAAGCCTGACCGCTGTCACCACTGCTCGGTTTGTGAAAC atgtGTCTTGAAGATGGATCATCACTGTCCCTG GGGGGACTTGCCAAATGGGCCCGCAAAGTTCCATGTCCTCTTCCTCATGTTTGTGGCGCTCATGTTCTTTGTCAGTCTCATGTTCCTCTTTGGCTACCACTGTTGGTTGGTGGCCAAGAACCGATCCACTTTAG AGGCCTTTTCAGCTCCAGTTTTTGTCAGTGGACCAGACAGAAATGGCTTCAATGTCGGCATACTCAGTAACCTACAGCAGGTATTTGGAGAGGATCGGAGGCTGTGGTTCATCCCTGTTTTCACAAG CCAAGGGAATGGCCACTACTTCCCCTTGAAGAATCGGAGTTCTGAATCCCACAACCCTTTATTAGCTAATGAGGACATGTGGGAGGAGTCAGATGATGGCTCTGAGGAGGGAAGCTTGG tTGAGGACCAAGACCCGTCTGTTACCATTGAGATGGAAGAATAG
- the uprt gene encoding uracil phosphoribosyltransferase homolog — translation MPCHNQQLNNVNTGQEHPMKQVRFANNNNNSSSTSSSSSSSNVPALLSDSEPTDATIQLGQDNLGPQLKLLPLNDQIRELQTIIRDKTTSRGDFVFCADRLIRLVVEEGLNQLPYSECTVTTPTGYKYEGVKFERGNCGVSIMRSGEAMEQGLRDCCRSIRIGKILIQSDEETQKAKVYYAKFPPDVYRRKVLLMYPILSTGNTVIEAVRVLIEHGVQPRHIILLSLFSTPHGAKSIIQEFPDITILTTEVHPVAPTHFGQRYFGTD, via the exons ATGCCATGCCACAATCAGCAACTGAACAATGTCAACACTGGCCAGGAGCATCCAATGAAGCAAGTACGATttgcaaacaacaacaacaacagcagcagcaccagcagcagtagtagtagtagcaatGTGCCTGCATTGCTGTCAGACTCTGAACCAACTGATGCCACCATACAACTTGGCCAAGATAACCTGGGACCTCAGCTTAAACTGCTCCCTCTGAATGACCAGATCCGTGAATTACAGACTATAATCAGAGACAA GACAACCAGCAGAGGagactttgtgttttgtgctgatCGATTG ATCCGACTAGTAGTTGAAGAGGGTTTGAATCAGCTCCCGTACTCAGAGTGCACTGTGACCACGCCAACAG GGTACAAGTATGAAGGTGTCAAGTTTGAAAGAGGCAACTGTGGAGTCAGCATAATGAGGAGTG GTGAGGCCATGGAGCAGGGTCTGCGGGACTGCTGCCGCTCCATCCGCATTGGCAAGATCCTCATCCAGAGTGATGAGGAGACACAGAAAGCCAAGGTCTACTATGCCAAGTTTCCTCCAGATGTGTACAGAAGAAAAGTGCTGCTCATGTACCCCATCCTTA GTACCGGGAATACTGTGATTGAGGCGGTGAGGGTGCTGATAGAGCATGGAGTCCAGCCCAGACATATTATCCTCCTCAGCCTGTTCTCCACGCCTCACG GAGCCAAATCTATAATCCAGGAGTTCCCCGATATCACCATCTTGACCACGGAGGTCCATCCAGTAGCTCCGACACATTTTGGACAGAGGTACTTTGGCACTGACTAA